The proteins below are encoded in one region of Ereboglobus luteus:
- a CDS encoding haloacid dehalogenase-like hydrolase, translating to MATTLFTQNTIACVWDFDKTLIPEYMQSPLFRRYEVDEANFWRETNHLVEQYRKRGYRLSSEIAYLNHLLTYVLAGRMPKLNNKVFRECGAEIKFYPGIPEFFQRSKSYVTEHETYRKHEINLEHYIVSTGIAEMIRGSAIAPYIDDIWACEFIENPLQPGFIGQEEFDITADAEIAQIGTIIDNTTKTRALFEINKGSNKNPAIDVNANIALEDRRIPFQNMIYIADGPSDIPSFSVVKKNGGMAYGVYHPGRPEEFRQNDALRQAGRIDHYGPADYTETSSTAQWLKLHIQAICDRIVADREAAVAKRVSRPPRHLSSQTPEEEAAARAAKEPKQGTFLE from the coding sequence ATGGCCACCACACTCTTCACCCAGAACACCATCGCCTGCGTTTGGGATTTCGACAAAACGCTCATCCCCGAATACATGCAGTCGCCGCTCTTTCGCCGTTACGAAGTCGATGAGGCGAACTTCTGGAGGGAAACCAACCACCTCGTCGAGCAATACCGCAAGCGCGGCTACCGCCTCTCCAGCGAAATCGCCTACCTCAACCACCTCCTCACCTACGTGCTCGCGGGCCGCATGCCGAAACTCAACAACAAGGTTTTTCGCGAGTGCGGCGCGGAAATAAAATTCTACCCCGGCATTCCCGAATTTTTCCAACGCTCGAAAAGTTACGTCACCGAGCACGAGACTTACCGCAAACACGAAATCAATCTCGAGCACTACATCGTCAGCACCGGCATCGCCGAGATGATACGCGGCAGCGCCATCGCCCCTTACATCGACGACATTTGGGCCTGCGAATTCATCGAGAATCCGCTCCAGCCCGGTTTCATTGGACAAGAGGAATTCGACATCACGGCCGACGCCGAGATCGCGCAAATCGGCACCATCATCGACAATACGACAAAGACCCGCGCACTCTTCGAGATCAACAAGGGCAGCAACAAAAACCCCGCCATCGACGTCAACGCCAACATCGCCCTTGAGGATCGCCGCATTCCCTTCCAAAACATGATCTACATTGCCGACGGCCCGAGCGACATCCCGAGCTTTTCCGTCGTCAAGAAAAACGGCGGCATGGCCTACGGTGTGTATCATCCCGGGCGCCCCGAGGAATTCCGGCAAAACGACGCCCTGCGCCAGGCGGGCCGCATCGATCACTACGGCCCCGCCGACTACACCGAGACGAGCAGCACCGCGCAATGGCTCAAGCTCCACATCCAGGCGATTTGCGACCGCATCGTGGCCGACCGCGAGGCCGCCGTCGCGAAACGCGTTTCGCGCCCGCCTCGCCACCTCAGCAGCCAGACTCCCGAGGAGGAGGCCGCCGCGCGCGCCGCCAAGGAGCCCAAGCAGGGGACATTTTTGGAATAA
- a CDS encoding DUF3788 family protein, whose amino-acid sequence MLNDPNLPPDTVVLKKTLGRSHAAYEALAAGASGAGLEMSWRYYNDGKAWLCKVTHKKKTVFWLSVWDGLFKIGFHFTEKTRTGVAELDIDANIKSTFARAQAVGKLVSLGLDVRKKSQVRDVLTLAEYKKSLK is encoded by the coding sequence TTGTTAAACGACCCCAACCTGCCCCCGGACACGGTGGTTTTGAAAAAAACACTCGGCCGCTCCCATGCGGCGTATGAGGCACTGGCTGCGGGCGCGAGTGGCGCGGGGCTGGAGATGTCGTGGCGATACTATAACGACGGCAAGGCGTGGCTCTGCAAGGTGACGCACAAAAAGAAAACAGTGTTCTGGCTTTCGGTGTGGGACGGACTTTTCAAAATCGGTTTTCACTTCACGGAAAAAACGCGCACCGGCGTGGCCGAACTGGATATTGACGCGAACATCAAGTCGACTTTCGCCCGCGCGCAGGCCGTCGGCAAGCTGGTGTCGCTGGGGCTGGACGTGCGCAAAAAATCACAAGTGCGCGACGTGCTGACGCTCGCGGAATACAAGAAGTCTTTGAAGTGA